One genomic window of Magnolia sinica isolate HGM2019 chromosome 3, MsV1, whole genome shotgun sequence includes the following:
- the LOC131240015 gene encoding AP2-like ethylene-responsive transcription factor BBM2: MASMNNWLAFSLSPQELPSQSQDHHTPPAVSRFISGDSVLSSGLGFNSVEVSGHDVSNDCLDLSSDSTAPLMNIPNLRQDGSFGILEAFNRRHQPQDWNMNCESNFKTSSELSMLVGGGSGSNQNLSHEGPKLEDFLGGHSFADHSLRKFTENNGIPTTFENSGDYIFSSYSLKSQAVTAVTTAAAATTTDCSTGSGLNSNSIGLSMIKTWLRNQPAPQQQQKTENKNEATAATKCAAAGNAGTVRNAQTLSLSMSTGSQPNAALPLLANAAAGGNGGGGESSSLETQPKTMALDSQTGAIEPVARKSIDTFGQRTSIYRGVTRHRWTGRYEAHLWDNSCRREGQTRKGRQGGYDKEEKAARAYDLAALKYWGSTTTTNFPISNYEKELEEMKHMTRQEYVASLRRKSSGFSRGASIYRGVTRHHQHGRWQARIGRVAGNKDLYLGTFSTQEEAAEAYDIAAIKFRGLNAVTNFDMSRYDVNSILESSTLPIGGAAKRLKDAEHTEASVDGRRTDTDNITSHLADGISRYGSHHYGWPTIAFQQAQPLSMQYPYDQLRGWCKKEPETSSAHGLQDLHQLHLGSTHNFFHHHHQPSMMHNLMSLDSSSLEHSSESNSVIYSGSGGTNGSLQGVVGGSNSYVMPMNAVMADQSHHNQGSFGDSEVKQLDYENMGPTTDPFAGRNVYYLPQQSPGIVKATTNSYEQSSPSNNWMPSSAQALGSRSSNLTVCHGAPIFTVWNDS; this comes from the exons ATGGCTTCCATGAACAATTGGTtggctttctctctttctcctcaagAGCTCCCTTCACAATCTCAAGACCATCATACTCCCCCCGCCGTCTCGCGCTTCATATCCGGCGACTCAGTACTCAGCTCAGGCCTCGGCTTCAACTCTGTTGAGGTATCAGGCCACGACGTCTCCAACGACTGCTTAGATCTCTCATCGGACTCAACAGCTCCTCTTATGAACATCCCAAATCTAAGACAGGATGGTTCTTTTGGTATTCTAGAAGCATTCAACAGACGCCATCAGCCCCAag ATTGGAACATGAACTGCGAATCAAACTTCAAAACGAGCTCTGAGCTTTCAATGCTCGTTGGAGGTGGTTCAGGCAGCAACCAAAATCTAAGCCATGAAGGTCCAAAGCTAGAGGATTTTCTCGGCGGCCACTCATTTGCTGATCACTCTTTACGAAAGTTTACTGAGAATAATGGGATTCCAACAACATTCGAAAATTCTGGGGACTATATCTTTTCCAGCTACTCTTTGAAGTCACAAGCAGTGACGGCagtgacaacagcagcagcagcaacaacaacggATTGTAGCACAGGAAGTGGATTGAACAGCAACTCAATCGGTCTTTCGATGATCAAGACATGGTTGAGGAACCAGCCTgcgccacagcagcagcagaagacGGAGAATAAGAACGAGGCAACGGCAGCAACCAAATGTGCTGCAGCGGGGAATGCCGGAACAGTACGGAATGCTCAGACATTGTCGCTTTCAATGAGTACTGGGTCTCAGCCAAATGCAGCTTTGCCTCTTCTGGCTAATGCAGCTGCCGGTGGAAACGGAGGGGGAGGAGAGAGTTCGTCATTGGAGACTCAACCTAAGACTATGGCTCTTGATAGCCAAACTGGTGCTATTGAACCAGTGGCGCGGAAATCCATTGATACATTTGGTCAGAGAACTTCAATCTACCGTGGCGTAACTAG GCATAGATGGACTGGTAGATATGAAGCTCATCTATGGGATAATAGTTGTAGAAGAGAAGGACAGACTCGAAAGGGTCGGCAAG GTGGATATGACAAGGAAGAAAAGGCAGCTAGGGCATATGATTTGGCTGCTCTCAAGTACTGGGGTTCCACTACAACAACAAACTTTCCT ATAAGCAATTATGAGAAAGAATTGGAAGAAATGAAGCACATGACCAGGCAGGAATATGTTGCATCTCTTAGAAG GAAAAGTAGTGGTTTTTCTAGAGGTGCATCCATTTATCGTGGAGTTACAAG GCACCATCAACATGGAAGGTGGCAAGCGAGGATAGGAAGGGTTGCAGGGAACAAAGATCTCTACTTGGGAACTTTCA GCACCCAAGAAGAAGCAGCTGAGGCCTATGACATTGCCGCTATAAAATTCCGTGGCCTAAATGCAGTGACAAACTTCGACATGAGCCGATACGACGTAAACAGCATCTTAGAGAGCAGCACATTGCCAATTGGAGGAGCCGCAAAACGTTTGAAAGATGCCGAGCATACTGAAGCCAGTGTTGATGGACGAAGAACGGACACTGATAACATTACCTCACATTTAGCAGATGGGATCAGCAGATACGGATCTCACCACTATGGGTGGCCCACCATTGCTTTCCAACAAGCTCAACCATTGAGCATGCAGTACCCTTATGATCAGCTGAGAGGTTGGTGCAAGAAGGAACCGGAAACCAGTTCAGCCCACGGGCTGCAAGATCTCCACCAACTTCATCTGGGCAGCACCCACAACTtcttccaccaccaccaccagccTTCTATGATGCACAATCTCATGAGTTTGGACTCGTCCTCATTGGAACATAGCTCTGAGTCGAATTCGGTTATTTACAGTGGCAGTGGCGGTACCAATGGAAGCTTGCAAGGAGTTGTGGGTGGAAGCAATAGCTATGTGATGCCCATGAATGCAGTAATGGCTGATCAAAGCCACCACAACCAGGGGAGTTTTGGAGATAGTGAGGTCAAGCAGTTGGATTATGAGaatatgggacccaccactgatccATTCGCAGGTAGAAATGTGTATTATCTGCCGCAGCAATCACCAGGTATAGTGAAGGCAACTACTAATAGCTATGAGCAGAGTTCTCCCAGCAATAACTGGATGCCAAGCTCAGCTCAAGCACTTGGATCAAGGTCAAGCAATTTGACCGTTTGTCATGGAGCTCCTATTTTCACCGTATGGAATGATAGTTAG